A portion of the bacterium genome contains these proteins:
- a CDS encoding universal stress protein, which yields MGSIKPVKRILLYVDGSEECITAAQYAVVLAKHFDAELIAMYVVNESILKDLLKANIFIKAEQMDYEHDLMQDGNRYLHYISELAREKGLEIKTKLEKGVVNKIIIDAISMLDIDLIVLGELEQILSRSDSFHDESELILRKAECSVLIVKDPDRVEEMYNAI from the coding sequence ATGGGATCAATTAAACCCGTAAAACGAATACTCCTCTATGTTGACGGTTCTGAAGAATGTATCACAGCTGCCCAGTATGCCGTTGTACTGGCTAAACATTTTGATGCAGAACTTATTGCTATGTATGTTGTTAATGAGAGTATTTTAAAGGATCTGCTGAAGGCTAATATATTCATCAAAGCCGAACAGATGGACTATGAACATGATTTAATGCAGGATGGCAACAGGTATCTGCATTATATTTCTGAGCTGGCAAGAGAAAAGGGTCTGGAAATAAAAACAAAACTGGAAAAAGGTGTTGTTAATAAAATTATTATAGATGCTATTTCAATGCTTGATATAGATCTGATTGTTCTCGGTGAGCTTGAGCAGATTTTATCGAGAAGCGATTCTTTCCATGATGAGAGTGAACTGATTCTCAGGAAAGCGGAATGTTCAGTTCTAATAGTTAAAGATCCGGATAGGGTAGAAGAAATGTACAACGCTATCTAA
- a CDS encoding PTS sugar transporter subunit IIA: MRLSEMLREDTIVVGFKSSLKQDILEELIDIAEKTGKIKDRNEALKAVIAREEMMSTGLEHGIAIPHAKTNAVSEIVMAMGIAKEGVDFDAVDGNQSYIFFFLLAPENAAAANVKLLAQIARITSSADFRNKIIKAESPAQILEILISEE, from the coding sequence ATGCGTCTTTCGGAAATGCTGCGGGAAGACACTATAGTTGTCGGGTTTAAAAGTTCGCTAAAACAAGATATCCTGGAAGAATTGATAGATATTGCAGAAAAAACAGGGAAAATAAAAGACCGGAATGAGGCCTTGAAGGCTGTAATTGCCCGTGAAGAAATGATGAGCACCGGGCTTGAGCACGGCATAGCAATCCCCCATGCAAAAACAAATGCTGTCTCTGAAATTGTGATGGCAATGGGAATTGCAAAAGAGGGAGTTGACTTTGATGCTGTTGATGGTAATCAGTCATATATATTTTTCTTTTTGCTTGCGCCTGAGAATGCAGCTGCAGCAAATGTAAAACTGCTTGCCCAGATTGCGAGAATTACAAGCAGTGCGGATTTCCGTAATAAGATTATAAAAGCGGAATCTCCTGCCCAGATTCTTGAAATTTTAATTTCTGAAGAGTAG